In Musa acuminata AAA Group cultivar baxijiao chromosome BXJ2-3, Cavendish_Baxijiao_AAA, whole genome shotgun sequence, the following proteins share a genomic window:
- the LOC135606429 gene encoding protein BIG GRAIN 1-like, with the protein MERWERPPNRRSRSKNPSFSSSLLDAIYRSIDEEHSDNNSHLRAPDRSSIHKKREGQPMPAPCIDRCHCRSRTMSPGSERAANRSSLTDYRRHGSIARGSFTLTSCSSSSSSTTTTAAASRTSSSTGFSTSSDAESIRSDCIPRPHHPPPEKKTKKAKCGSIRSGLRGLRKSRTPDAASMAAPSPASPGARLASFLNALFASAGSPKKPKTPTLAVATTAAAGCGDSEDSACSSSASSCRRSCLSKAPAMADRRRESGAEAGKRSVRFYPVSVIVDEDSRPCGHKRLQDDAEGAAAPVAARVEELLRAAGADAEAEEEGEDGGSESSSDLFELENLTVVMRGGGYRDELPVYGTTDVSTNRAISQGLIH; encoded by the coding sequence ATGGAGCGATGGGAGAGACCGCCGAACCGTCGAAGCCGATCGAAGAACCCGTCattctcctcctctctcctcgACGCCATCTACCGATCCATCGACGAAGAACACTCCGATAACAACAGCCACCTTCGAGCGCCCGACCGCTCCTCCATCCACAAGAAGCGAGAGGGGCAACCCATGCCGGCACCCTGCATTGACCGGTGCCACTGCCGGTCCAGAACGATGTCCCCCGGGAGCGAGCGGGCGGCGAACCGATCCAGCCTCACCGACTACCGCCGCCATGGCTCCATCGCTAGAGGCAGCTTCACTCTCACTTCCTGCTCTTCTTCGTCCTCGTCAACCACGACCACCGCCGCTGCCAGCAGAACTAGCAGTTCCACCGGCTTCTCCACATCGTCCGATGCCGAGTCCATTCGGTCGGACTGCATCCCTCGGCCCCATCACCCTCCACCGGAGAAGAAAACGAAGAAGGCCAAGTGCGGCTCGATCCGTAGCGGGCTCAGGGGTCTGAGGAAGAGCCGGACGCCTGACGCGGCATCGATGGCGGCGCCATCGCCAGCGTCTCCGGGTGCCCGGCTGGCTAGCTTCCTCAACGCGCTCTTCGCCTCCGCCGGGAGCCCTAAGAAGCCCAAGACCCCCACTCTCGCCGTCGCGACGACGGCGGCCGCAGGCTGCGGAGACAGCGAGGACTCGGCGTGCTCGTCGTCAGCGTCGAGCTGCAGGCGGTCCTGCCTGAGCAAGGCACCAGCGATGGCAGACCGACGGCGAGAGTCGGGAGCCGAGGCGGGGAAGCGGTCGGTGCGGTTCTACCCAGTGAGCGTGATCGTCGACGAGGACTCCCGCCCCTGCGGCCACAAGCGACTCCAGGACGACGCAGAGGGTGCGGCGGCGCCGGTGGCGGCGAGGGTGGAGGAGCTACTGAGGGCCGCGGGGGCGGATGCGGAggcagaggaggaaggagaggacgGGGGGAGCGAGTCGAGTTCGGATCTGTTCGAGCTGGAGAATCTGACGGTGGTGATGCGAGGAGGAGGGTACCGTGATGAGCTACCCGTGTACGGAACCACCGACGTCAGCACTAATCGGGCGATCTCTCAAGGTTTGATCCACTAG